The following coding sequences lie in one Helicoverpa zea isolate HzStark_Cry1AcR chromosome 2, ilHelZeax1.1, whole genome shotgun sequence genomic window:
- the LOC124640225 gene encoding gustatory receptor for sugar taste 64f-like yields MKVHELTMRRPNKRCGLHVCLRHAMRLARWTGFFPLQGLGQAYADGTRYKIVSLYFIYNFATLFGQLVMSCFAILLFFQTEVTLNSISNVIFYVTSLISAVLFLKLAKQWPRLMARATETEQGLTELKLQNKVIVKCCVIAYVAMALALVEHILCTSFNLTFVMHCLKEAGITTNVMENYVMHRMPYVFKYVPYSLFWAFLFEYLCLQSTFVWSFNDVLITCFSIYITAYFRNLNQVVTANSKKDKDNMIPWSTLRVHYSKLVRLVKEIDNHISSFILLAFFTDLFYICLQLFNSLHRNYVSFKFCNEQQTKQALTSPSYLLYYLYSFIFLVLRATMLSLFASNVHCAALEPVHAVYDVPSTLYDNEVRRFQLQLHHTKVGLTGKFFYVTRNMVLKVIGTIITYEIVLLQYTITPNPYYNGTKVILNISSHSYS; encoded by the exons ATGAAAGTCCATGAACTGACTATGAGAAGACCCAACAAGCGTTGTGGTTTACATGTGTGCTTACGTCACGCGATGCGTCTAGCCAGGTGGACTGGGTTCTTTCCTCTTCAGGGTCTTGGACAAGCCTACGCTgatggcaccag GTACAAAATTGTGTCTTTATACTTCATTTACAATTTCGCCACCTTATTTGGACAACTCGTGATGTCTTGCTTCGCTATTCTACTCTTCTTTCAAACTGAAGTTACTCTGAATtctatat CAAACGTCATATTTTACGTGACGTCACTAATTTCGGCGGTATTATTTCTGAAGTTAGCGAAACAATGGCCGAGGTTGATGGCGAGGGCAACTGAAACCGAGCAGGGGTTAACTGAACTGAAGTTGCAAAACAAAGTCATTGTTAAATGCTGCGTGATCGCTTACGTTGCTATGGCACTGGCTTTGG TGGAACACATCCTCTGCACGAGTTTCAACTTGACATTTGTCATGCATTGCCTCAAAGAAGCTGGGATTACCACCAATGTGATGGAGAACTATGTGATGCACAGGATGCCATATGTCTTCAAATACGTACCTTACAGCCTTTTCTGGGCTTTCTTATTTGAG TACCTGTGTCTTCAGTCTACCTTCGTTTGGAGCTTCAATGATGTCCTGATCACCTGTTTCAGTATTTACATTACAGCTTATTTTCGGAATTTGAATCAAGTTGTTACTGCTAATTCTAAAAAAGACAAG GATAATATGATACCTTGGTCCACTCTCAGGGTGCACTACTCCAAGTTAGTGAGACTGGTAAAAGAAATTGACAATCACATCAGTTCCTTTATTTTGCTGGCGTTCTTTACTGACCTTTTCTACATCTGCTTGCAGCTATTTAACTCTTTGca tcGAAATTACGTCAGCTTCAAATTTTGCAATGAACAACAGACCAAACA aGCTCTAACGTCGCCCTCATACCTCCTTTACTACTTATATTCGTTTATATTCCTGGTACTCCGAGCCACGATGCTATCACTCTTCGCTTCTAACGTACACTGTGCTGCTTTAGAACCTGTGCACGCCGTGTATGATGTGCCTTCTACACTTTATGATAATGAG GTTCGTCGATTTCAGTTGCAACTTCATCATACTAAAGTAGGATTGACCGGAAAGTTCTTTTATGTCACAAGGAATATGGTTCTGAAA gTAATCGGCACAATAATAACTTACGAAATAGTTTTGTTGCAGTACACCATAACGCCAAACCCTTATTATAATGGGACAAAGgttatattgaatatttcttCACACAGTTACAGTTAA
- the LOC124640254 gene encoding gustatory receptor for sugar taste 64e-like, with amino-acid sequence MQNGWNNVISNISVGSVNTVNYLFRTWERLAPNRNMDLYSLEKFKKYKNDWNYPVHVRYQDQVMAEKEKPCTTFQTAMKVTLTIGQCFGLNPVQGIREKDASKLRFKLLSGRCLFTFLSLIGQFIMAFVLFLSLFKETSSTVDTATALIFYCFGFTTTILFFRIATNWPKLCMHIAKVESVDPNTDNKLGKKFNIACFSILFLALMEHLFSELHGISIALDCFPDTPVYESFMKHSFQWLFGFIPYSDFAGGMAHFSNLQCTFNWNFADVFVMCMSMYLTARLEQVNQRIIAAKDKNSPSSFWRTMREDYNRSVHLVRQVDKIIGGVVFISFASNLFFVCSQLLHTLAGGIKASQRCKPEIGADRRFFYGYEHSIYFVFSFSFLVIRSLAVSLTAAKVHAASLEPAYSLYDVSSANYCVEVERFLDQIHGDTVALSGLQFFHVKRGLVLTIAGTIVTYELVLMQFTGITPTASPESVSGVIK; translated from the exons ATGCAAAATGGATGGAACAACGTTATTTCCAACATCAGTGTTGGCAGTGTGAACACCGTGAATTATCTCTTCAGAACATGGGAGCGGTTGGCACCGAATCGTAACATGGATTTGTATTCTTTGGAAAAGTTTAAGAAGTATAAAAATGATTGGAATT accCAGTACATGTCCGCTATCAGGATCAAGTGATGGCTGAAAAAGAGAAACCATGTACAACCTTCCAAACAGCCATGAAGGTGACCTTGACTATAGGCCAGTGTTTTGGCCTGAACCCAGTCCAGGGTATCAGAGAGAAAGATGCTTCGAAATTGAG attcAAATTACTATCAGGGCGTTGCCTATTCACGTTTTTATCTCTGATCGGTCAGTTCATCATGGCGTTTGTATTATTTCTAAGTTTGTTCAAAGAAACTTCATCTACAGTAGATACAGCAA ctgCACTCATATTCTACTGTTTTGGCTTCACAACAACGATACTATTTTTCCGCATTGCAACAAATTGGCCGAAGCTATGCATGCATATTGCAAAAGTGGAGAGTGTAGATCCTAATACAGACAACAAATTAGGAAAGAAGTTCAATATTGCTTGTTTTTCGATACTGTTCTTGGCGTtga tgGAGCACTTATTTTCAGAACTGCATGGAATATCCATAGCCTTGGACTGCTTTCCTGATACTCCTGTGTATGAGAGCTTCATGAAACACAGTTTTCAGTGGCTCTTTGGTTTCATACCGTACAGTGACTTCGCAGGAGGTATGGCTCAT ttttctaACCTACAATGCACATTTAACTGGAACTTTGCCGATGTATTCGTCATGTGCATGAGTATGTACTTGACCGCGAGGCTCGAACAAGTCAATCAAAGGATTATTGCTGCTAAAGATAAG AATTCCCCATCGTCATTCTGGCGCACAATGCGAGAAGACTACAACAGATCAGTGCACTTAGTCCGGCAGGTGGACAAGATCATCGGAGGCGTGGTCTTCATATCTTTCGCTAGCAACCTGTTCTTTGTATGCTCTCAACTACTGCATACACTCGC AGGAGGTATAAAGGCGTCTCAGAGATGCAAGCCAGAAATTGGAGCAGATCGAAG ATTCTTCTACGGCTACGAACACTCGATATACTTCGTGTTCTCCTTCTCTTTCCTGGTGATCAGGTCTCTGGCTGTCTCCCTCACTGCAGCCAAGGTTCATGCAGCTAGCTTGGAGCCAGCCTACTCACTGTATGATGTGTCTTCTGCCAACTATTGTGTTGAG GTGGAGAGGTTCCTTGATCAGATACATGGGGACACGGTGGCGTTGAGCGGCCTTCAATTCTTCCACGTCAAGAGAGGACTTGTATTGACG ATTGCGGGTACCATCGTAACGTACGAGTTGGTGCTGATGCAGTTCACAGGAATCACTCCAACGGCATCGCCAGAGTCCGTTAGTGGTGTTATTAAGTag